In a genomic window of uncultured Sphaerochaeta sp.:
- a CDS encoding sulfide/dihydroorotate dehydrogenase-like FAD/NAD-binding protein produces the protein MNKILSKQRLSQEVFRMEIEAREIAEARKPGQFIILQMGGDFGERIPLTIADADPEKGSITLIFQAVGETTHRLALLNVGDSIENLLGPLGKPTDIKNYGKVVCVGGGIGVAPLFPIVQGMKNAGNEVKVIMGARNKDLLIMEEDMKATADEVIVVTDDGSYGRKALVTEPLKELCETYKPDCVVIIGPPIMMKFAALTTKPYGIHTIVSLNTIMIDGTGMCGGCRVTIGGKTKFVCVDGPEFDGHQVDWDNMLLRLGTYRSKEQDAHHRCHIGLHINEGEA, from the coding sequence ATGAACAAGATTCTATCGAAGCAAAGGCTGTCGCAGGAAGTGTTCAGGATGGAGATCGAGGCGAGGGAGATTGCAGAAGCCCGTAAGCCCGGTCAGTTCATCATCCTGCAGATGGGTGGAGATTTTGGGGAGCGTATTCCTCTTACAATCGCAGATGCCGATCCCGAGAAGGGATCGATTACCCTGATCTTCCAGGCTGTTGGGGAAACCACCCACCGTTTGGCCCTGCTGAACGTAGGGGATAGCATCGAGAATCTGCTTGGTCCCTTGGGCAAGCCCACCGATATCAAGAACTACGGCAAGGTCGTCTGTGTCGGCGGTGGCATCGGAGTAGCCCCGCTCTTCCCCATTGTCCAGGGCATGAAGAATGCCGGCAACGAGGTGAAGGTCATCATGGGCGCCAGGAACAAGGACCTTCTGATCATGGAAGAGGATATGAAGGCTACCGCCGATGAGGTCATCGTCGTTACCGACGACGGCAGCTATGGACGCAAGGCCTTGGTCACCGAGCCTCTGAAAGAGCTGTGTGAAACCTACAAGCCCGATTGCGTGGTCATCATCGGTCCCCCGATCATGATGAAGTTTGCCGCCCTTACCACCAAACCCTACGGTATCCATACCATCGTGTCGCTGAACACCATCATGATCGATGGAACCGGCATGTGCGGTGGTTGCAGGGTCACCATCGGCGGAAAGACGAAGTTCGTGTGTGTCGACGGCCCCGAATTCGATGGGCACCAGGTCGATTGGGACAATATGCTGCTGCGTCTGGGAACCTACCGGAGCAAGGAACAGGATGCCCATCACCGCTGTCACATCGGTTTGCACATCAATGAAGGGGAGGCGTAA
- a CDS encoding PTS sugar transporter subunit IIA — translation MDIQHDCQSVICQLQSIEKTQAILEVIDSCSVFSSLPDLERFKRGVLRRERLQSTGIGHGVAIAHGKILGLKEVHIALGISREGIEYGSSDGMPVHLLFVIASSPSIQMEYLGSLSSILRSVRTEEMRAHLLDMHLRKTDEACRRFFSMMSEQRFVWFCKDSQ, via the coding sequence GTGGATATTCAGCATGATTGCCAATCGGTGATCTGTCAGCTTCAGTCAATTGAGAAGACCCAGGCCATCCTGGAAGTGATAGATTCCTGTTCAGTATTTTCCTCTCTCCCCGACCTCGAGCGTTTCAAGCGCGGGGTGCTTCGCCGTGAACGCTTGCAGTCGACCGGTATCGGGCACGGAGTCGCAATTGCCCATGGCAAGATTCTCGGCCTCAAGGAAGTGCACATTGCACTGGGCATCAGTCGGGAGGGCATCGAGTATGGCAGCAGCGACGGCATGCCGGTACATTTGCTCTTTGTCATTGCATCGTCCCCTTCCATCCAGATGGAGTACTTGGGCTCACTCAGTTCAATTCTTCGCAGCGTCAGGACCGAGGAGATGCGTGCACACCTGTTGGATATGCATCTGAGAAAGACGGATGAGGCTTGTCGTCGGTTCTTCTCCATGATGTCAGAACAGCGGTTTGTCTGGTTCTGCAAAGATTCTCAGTAG
- a CDS encoding ABC transporter ATP-binding protein, which yields MSPNQPALLSVTALNFSISKEKHILKDISFSVPQGSFTLLCGPNGSGKSVLLRCIKGLEQMQEGTILLEGKDVTKDRKKRMQTIGLVFQDADTQMVGQTVEKDIRFGMENLGLDLETQTQKLEQVLGLLDLSGQRSQRPRTLSGGEKRRLAIAGVLVMDPKLLILDEPFANLDYRSVVSVLSTLLRLQQEGHTIILVSHEVDKTLSHADQVLVLESGHIVASGTPHEVLPILGQHGIYLPEGAAVEDLSWLKR from the coding sequence TCCTCAGTGTCACCGCACTCAACTTCTCCATATCCAAGGAAAAACACATTCTCAAGGATATCAGTTTTTCTGTACCGCAAGGCTCCTTTACCTTGCTGTGCGGCCCGAATGGGTCCGGAAAAAGTGTGTTGCTCAGATGCATCAAAGGACTTGAACAGATGCAGGAAGGTACCATCCTGCTGGAAGGAAAGGATGTCACCAAGGACAGGAAAAAGCGTATGCAGACCATCGGTCTGGTCTTTCAGGACGCAGACACCCAGATGGTGGGTCAGACGGTGGAGAAGGACATCCGGTTCGGCATGGAAAACCTTGGACTTGATCTGGAAACACAAACCCAGAAATTGGAACAGGTGCTTGGGTTGCTTGACCTCAGCGGGCAGCGCAGCCAAAGACCGCGTACCCTCAGTGGCGGAGAAAAACGTCGCCTTGCCATAGCAGGGGTATTGGTGATGGATCCCAAGCTCCTGATCCTGGACGAACCGTTTGCCAACCTGGACTACCGATCGGTGGTGAGCGTACTCTCCACCCTGCTCAGATTGCAGCAGGAAGGGCACACCATCATCCTGGTGAGTCACGAGGTGGACAAGACACTCAGCCATGCAGACCAGGTGCTGGTGCTTGAGTCGGGTCACATTGTTGCCTCGGGAACACCGCATGAAGTCTTGCCCATTCTGGGTCAGCACGGCATCTACCTACCAGAGGGAGCCGCGGTTGAGGACCTGTCATGGCTGAAGCGCTGA
- a CDS encoding cupin domain-containing protein, translated as MIKKASDMNVSIKEKLRGGSGQVVFTALSDEGTMAHCRLFSELRIEKGCSIGTHDHVNETEYYWITGGRGIVTEADGDKVVEKGDLVITGGGASHAIRNEEDEPLTFLALIILD; from the coding sequence ATGATCAAGAAAGCAAGCGATATGAACGTCAGCATCAAGGAAAAATTGCGTGGAGGAAGCGGCCAGGTGGTCTTTACAGCCCTCAGTGATGAAGGAACCATGGCTCATTGCAGGCTCTTTTCCGAACTTCGCATCGAAAAAGGGTGCTCCATCGGTACCCATGACCATGTAAACGAAACCGAATACTACTGGATTACCGGTGGCCGCGGTATCGTAACCGAAGCCGATGGGGATAAGGTTGTGGAGAAAGGCGACCTGGTCATCACCGGCGGCGGTGCAAGCCACGCCATCCGCAACGAGGAGGACGAACCGTTGACCTTCCTCGCCCTGATCATTCTCGACTGA
- the gltA gene encoding NADPH-dependent glutamate synthase — protein sequence MHATYEELDKQAQALLSQLEGKSLSAKERAQIPLQEMPTQASEVRVKNMQEVALGYSESQVRVEAMRCLQCKTKPCIAGCPVAIDIPAFIAQAAEGNYAKSVEIIKESSLLPSICGRVCPQESQCQMYCTVGKMFKDVDKSVSIGRIERFVADYAREHDLEKVPAIKAETGKKVAVVGTGPASISAAADLRREGHQVVMFEALHKAGGVLVYGIPEFRLPKKIVEHELHNLVEMGVEIKRNYLVGKTRKISDLMERDGFDAVFVGSGAGLPKFMGIDGENYIGVFSANEYLTRSNLMKAYAVGEALTPLFDSHKVAVFGGGNVAMDAARTAKRLGAEQVNIVYRRTEVEMPARKEEVAHAKEEGVEFLYLHAPLKITADEKGRVNGVELITCELGEADASGRRSPVEIPGSEKLHEYDTVIVAIGNDSNPLIKATTDGIEVNRRGNFIVNEETCETSLKGVWAGGDIVLGAATVILAMGQGRKAAKAMNAYLSN from the coding sequence ATGCACGCTACATATGAAGAGTTGGACAAACAGGCACAAGCGTTGCTCTCTCAGCTGGAAGGCAAGAGCCTAAGTGCCAAGGAAAGAGCGCAGATCCCCCTCCAGGAGATGCCTACCCAAGCCAGTGAGGTGAGGGTGAAGAATATGCAGGAGGTCGCTCTCGGCTATTCCGAAAGTCAGGTCAGGGTTGAGGCGATGCGTTGCTTGCAGTGCAAGACCAAGCCCTGCATCGCAGGCTGTCCGGTAGCCATCGATATTCCTGCCTTTATTGCCCAGGCTGCCGAAGGCAACTATGCCAAGTCGGTCGAGATCATCAAGGAGAGCAGTTTGCTCCCGTCCATCTGCGGTCGTGTCTGTCCCCAGGAGAGCCAGTGCCAGATGTACTGCACCGTGGGCAAGATGTTCAAGGATGTGGACAAATCGGTTTCCATCGGTCGCATCGAGCGCTTTGTCGCCGATTATGCCCGTGAGCATGATTTGGAAAAAGTCCCTGCCATCAAGGCTGAGACGGGAAAGAAAGTGGCTGTGGTCGGCACCGGCCCTGCAAGCATCTCCGCAGCAGCGGACCTGCGCAGGGAAGGCCATCAGGTGGTGATGTTCGAGGCGCTGCACAAAGCCGGCGGCGTCTTGGTCTATGGCATCCCTGAATTCCGTCTTCCCAAGAAGATTGTGGAACACGAGCTGCACAACCTGGTGGAGATGGGTGTGGAGATCAAGCGCAACTATCTGGTGGGCAAGACCCGCAAGATCAGCGACCTGATGGAACGTGACGGTTTTGATGCCGTATTCGTAGGCTCCGGGGCAGGACTCCCCAAGTTCATGGGTATCGATGGGGAGAACTACATCGGTGTCTTCTCTGCAAACGAGTATCTCACGCGCAGCAACCTGATGAAGGCCTATGCCGTGGGTGAAGCGCTTACCCCGCTCTTCGATTCCCACAAGGTTGCTGTCTTTGGTGGCGGCAACGTGGCGATGGACGCCGCCAGGACGGCCAAGCGCTTGGGTGCAGAGCAGGTGAACATTGTCTACCGCCGTACCGAGGTGGAGATGCCGGCCCGGAAGGAAGAGGTTGCCCATGCAAAGGAAGAGGGTGTTGAATTCCTCTACCTGCATGCTCCTCTGAAGATCACCGCTGATGAGAAGGGCCGGGTCAATGGCGTCGAGCTCATCACCTGTGAACTGGGGGAAGCGGATGCATCGGGTCGCCGAAGTCCGGTGGAGATTCCCGGCAGCGAGAAGCTGCATGAGTATGACACGGTCATCGTCGCAATCGGCAATGACAGCAACCCACTCATCAAGGCGACGACCGATGGCATCGAGGTGAACCGAAGGGGTAACTTCATCGTCAACGAAGAGACGTGTGAGACCTCCCTCAAGGGGGTGTGGGCAGGTGGAGACATCGTGCTTGGGGCTGCAACGGTCATTCTGGCCATGGGCCAGGGACGCAAGGCTGCGAAGGCGATGAACGCGTACCTGTCCAACTGA
- a CDS encoding energy-coupling factor transporter transmembrane component T, producing MAEALIFHYREQHTLLCRANPLIKFLTVLILCLVLIRVSLAGVLLIALILCMAAALQKLPITHYKRELRFFAFLMAMILLTEYLAHQDILLSAAAALRFFCIILCGMLVADATAPDDLARSLGNLLDRIPFVQGAVVASTIELTLSILPLIFDASLEVVTARKARLERRRNPYTAITSLSSAIFSLLLDKAQELSLALEARNFDPARKRPGLPYSASDLVLLVFTALVAAGALML from the coding sequence ATGGCTGAAGCGCTGATCTTCCACTACCGGGAACAACACACCCTCCTCTGTCGCGCCAACCCGCTGATCAAGTTTCTCACTGTCCTCATCCTGTGCCTTGTGCTTATCAGAGTCTCGCTTGCAGGAGTCCTTTTGATAGCCCTCATCCTGTGTATGGCAGCGGCCTTGCAGAAACTACCCATCACGCACTACAAGCGCGAGCTTCGCTTTTTCGCCTTCCTGATGGCCATGATCCTCCTCACCGAGTATCTTGCCCACCAGGACATCCTGCTCTCGGCAGCGGCCGCCCTGCGCTTCTTCTGCATCATCCTGTGCGGTATGCTCGTCGCCGATGCAACCGCCCCCGATGACCTTGCGCGCTCCCTGGGCAACCTGCTTGACCGCATCCCCTTCGTACAGGGGGCTGTGGTGGCAAGCACCATCGAACTGACCTTGAGCATTCTTCCTCTCATCTTCGATGCATCCCTTGAGGTGGTGACCGCACGAAAGGCTCGCCTGGAGCGAAGAAGGAACCCTTATACGGCCATCACCTCGCTCTCCTCCGCCATCTTCAGCCTTCTGCTTGACAAGGCGCAGGAACTCTCCCTCGCCTTGGAAGCACGAAACTTCGACCCAGCCAGAAAGCGGCCGGGTTTGCCCTACAGCGCATCAGATCTTGTTCTTCTGGTTTTCACTGCCCTCGTTGCTGCCGGCGCTCTCATGCTATAA
- a CDS encoding Hsp20/alpha crystallin family protein has protein sequence MKYYVSYNNSNPVSNFESLFNDLWSDWGVSSSKIPPVDIYETEKAYVIEAELAGYKQDEVQVNVDKHVLRISSDKQTLKDADGKKNLVRERYFKKFERSFSLPEDIDESAIEGEFSDGVLTITLPKKEEVLPKTIEVKIR, from the coding sequence ATGAAATATTACGTATCCTACAACAACAGCAACCCGGTATCGAACTTCGAATCCCTGTTCAACGACCTCTGGTCCGATTGGGGCGTCAGCTCGAGCAAGATTCCGCCGGTAGATATTTATGAGACCGAGAAAGCGTATGTCATTGAGGCAGAGCTTGCCGGGTACAAGCAGGATGAGGTCCAGGTCAATGTTGACAAGCATGTGCTGAGAATCAGCAGCGACAAGCAGACGCTCAAGGATGCGGATGGCAAGAAGAACCTGGTGCGCGAGCGCTACTTCAAGAAGTTTGAACGCTCCTTCAGCCTTCCTGAGGATATCGATGAGTCCGCAATCGAGGGCGAGTTCAGCGATGGCGTGCTGACCATCACCCTTCCCAAGAAGGAAGAGGTTCTGCCCAAGACCATTGAAGTGAAGATCAGATAA
- a CDS encoding 5-formyltetrahydrofolate cyclo-ligase, with the protein METKRALRRAIRAQGTRDFQEEDSKSCRSLLASNLYAGAHSLFAFFPLRDEADITEVLQDALAHKVLALPVSDADGTLHFFQVFSFETLQKGRFGIAEPQPTRELFPTQEDLLLVPAVAYTRQGQRLGRGKGYYDRFLSHHTGCPTLGICRSHQLVETLPEEEHDKRVAAVLCAGVFY; encoded by the coding sequence ATGGAAACAAAGAGGGCTCTTCGCCGTGCCATCAGAGCACAGGGAACTAGGGATTTTCAGGAAGAGGACAGCAAAAGTTGCCGATCTCTGCTTGCAAGCAACTTGTATGCAGGGGCCCATTCCCTCTTTGCCTTTTTCCCGCTAAGAGATGAAGCTGACATCACCGAGGTGCTTCAGGATGCCCTTGCACACAAAGTGCTGGCACTCCCGGTCAGTGATGCCGATGGGACACTTCACTTCTTTCAGGTCTTCTCGTTCGAAACGTTGCAGAAAGGACGATTCGGCATTGCTGAACCGCAACCGACGAGAGAACTCTTCCCCACACAGGAGGACCTCTTGCTCGTGCCTGCTGTAGCCTATACCCGTCAGGGACAACGGCTGGGAAGAGGAAAAGGCTACTATGACCGTTTCCTCTCCCACCACACCGGTTGTCCTACGTTGGGAATATGCCGAAGCCACCAACTTGTGGAAACACTCCCCGAAGAGGAGCATGACAAGCGGGTGGCAGCTGTATTGTGTGCAGGTGTGTTCTACTGA